TTTGAAAGCAGTGACTGCTTCGTCTTCGCTATCGAAAATTTCAAAAAATGAAGTCAACTTAGTGAGTTCAAATACCTTACGAACAGAACCTGCTACGTTGATGATTTTTAAACCACCTTGGTATTTTTTCAGGTTGGACAAACTTGAAATTAAAGCTCCAATTCCGGAAGAGTCGATGTAAGATACCTTCTCGAGATTGATGACGATGCAATACTTTTGTTCTTCGATCAATTTGGCGATTACATCCTTGATCTCAGGCGCGTTATAAAGGTCGATTTCCCCGTTAATATCGAGTACTACGATTTTATCTTTTTCCCTTCTGGTGATTTCCATGTGTGTCTAGAGACTCCTCAATGAAGCTACAATCAATGTAGAAATGACGGTACAATTGCATTCAAAAAAAATGGGTACGTCAACCTAATAATTTTAGCTACCAAACAAATTTTTCCAATGGTCATAAAAAGGGCGAAAATTGCCTATTTCAATAGACTTTCGCATCTTTTCCATGAAGCTTTGCATAAAAAATAAATTATGGTAGGTGGATAAGGAAAAAGCCGTTAATTCCTTAACTTTATGTAAGTGCCGAATGTAACCAAGACTATACGTTTTACATACTTTACATTCACATTCAGGATCAATTGCTGAATCACTCAATCGATGGGTTTCATTTCGAAGATTGATTTTGCCTTTTGAAGTGAAAACTTGCCCATTCCGAGCATTCCTTGTTGGCAAAACACAGTCAAACATATCAATCCCGTTTTTGACTCCTTCAAGAATGTCCACAACAGTTCCAACCCCCATTAGGTAACGTGGCCTAGCTTTGTCCAAATGGGGAGCCATACATTCTAAAATGCGAATGTATTCTGGCCTTGGTTCCCCTACACTGAGGCCACCAATTGCAATCCCTGGAAAAGGAATGTTCTGAAGGGTTTCTAAGCTCCTTAGGCGTAAGGATTCGTTCACTCCCCCTTGTACGATTGGGAATACATTTTGCCCACCTGGATTTTCCATCCAATACTGGTATGATTCTTTGGCCCAACGGTGGGTACGATCCAAAGCGAGTTCCAACCGTTTGGTATCACTACCATAGGGAGCACAATCATCGAGCACCATCATGATGTCAGATCCAATGGACCTTTGCATATCAATGACGGAAGCAGGAGTGAATTTATGATAACTGCCATCGATATGCGATTGGAATCGAACTCCGTCATCTTCAAATTTAAAGAGACTAGCCAAACTAAAGACCTGGAAACCTCCGGAATCAGTGAGTAAGGCTTTTTTGTAAGACATGAATTTTTTTAAGCCACCAAAATGATCAAATACCTCTTTTCCTGGTTTTAAATAAAGATGGTAAGTATTGGCAAGGATTAAGTTGTAACCCAGTTCATTGATGTCTTCGGAGGTGAGAGACTTGATACTACCACGAGTCCCCACGGGCATAAAGATTGGTGTTTGGATTGTGATTCCATTTAGAGTTAAAGTGCCGGTCCTTGCATAAGAACCGGTATCATACGTCCCTTCTTTAAAAATAGAAGACACTATTTTTTGTTTTTATGTTCACAAGTTGCAAAGTTTAAACAATTACCAAATATATTCAAACTATGCCCTGTGATGGTAAATCCATTCTCTGATGCAGCTTTGTTTTGTAGCTCCTCAATCCTTTCATCGATGAATTCTACAATCCTTCCACATTGCATACATATAATATGATCATGGTGTTCATGGCCAATGATATGTTCGTAATATTTATAATCCTTTCCAAAGTCATGTTCTTCGAGGAGTCCAGCCTCCACCATTATCGCTAAAATTCTGTAAATGGTTGCTTTGGAGATTCTGTCTTTATTGTCTTTTAG
The sequence above is a segment of the Leptospira sp. WS39.C2 genome. Coding sequences within it:
- the tgt gene encoding tRNA guanosine(34) transglycosylase Tgt, with amino-acid sequence MSSIFKEGTYDTGSYARTGTLTLNGITIQTPIFMPVGTRGSIKSLTSEDINELGYNLILANTYHLYLKPGKEVFDHFGGLKKFMSYKKALLTDSGGFQVFSLASLFKFEDDGVRFQSHIDGSYHKFTPASVIDMQRSIGSDIMMVLDDCAPYGSDTKRLELALDRTHRWAKESYQYWMENPGGQNVFPIVQGGVNESLRLRSLETLQNIPFPGIAIGGLSVGEPRPEYIRILECMAPHLDKARPRYLMGVGTVVDILEGVKNGIDMFDCVLPTRNARNGQVFTSKGKINLRNETHRLSDSAIDPECECKVCKTYSLGYIRHLHKVKELTAFSLSTYHNLFFMQSFMEKMRKSIEIGNFRPFYDHWKNLFGS
- a CDS encoding Fur family transcriptional regulator; this encodes MLAFEEYLKEKGLKITNQRLLVAQKIFSSHNHFTAEGLLDELKDNKDRISKATIYRILAIMVEAGLLEEHDFGKDYKYYEHIIGHEHHDHIICMQCGRIVEFIDERIEELQNKAASENGFTITGHSLNIFGNCLNFATCEHKNKK
- a CDS encoding STAS domain-containing protein, with product MEITRREKDKIVVLDINGEIDLYNAPEIKDVIAKLIEEQKYCIVINLEKVSYIDSSGIGALISSLSNLKKYQGGLKIINVAGSVRKVFELTKLTSFFEIFDSEDEAVTAFK